In Vogesella indigofera, a single window of DNA contains:
- a CDS encoding Lrp/AsnC family transcriptional regulator, with product MLDAYDRKLLALLQEDARQTHDQLAEAVNLSPTAVTRRLKRLRSEGIIQREVALVDPALFGRTLRLVVNVMLQRAQAPLVDAFKAAMEAAPEVMECYNVTGRPDFVLMVLVRDMGDYERFARAHLMNNPHVREFESLVVINTCKYSTAVPADPG from the coding sequence ATGCTGGATGCTTACGATCGCAAACTGCTTGCGCTGCTGCAGGAAGACGCGCGCCAGACCCACGACCAGCTTGCCGAGGCGGTCAACCTGTCGCCGACCGCGGTCACCCGTCGCCTGAAGCGGCTGCGCAGCGAGGGCATCATCCAGCGCGAGGTGGCGCTGGTCGATCCGGCGCTGTTCGGCCGCACGCTGCGGCTGGTGGTCAACGTGATGCTGCAGCGTGCGCAGGCACCGCTGGTGGACGCGTTCAAGGCGGCGATGGAAGCGGCGCCGGAGGTGATGGAGTGCTACAACGTGACCGGGCGGCCGGATTTCGTGCTGATGGTGCTGGTGCGCGACATGGGCGACTACGAGCGCTTCGCCCGCGCCCACCTGATGAACAACCCGCACGTGCGCGAGTTCGAGTCGCTGGTGGTGATCAATACCTGCAAGTACAGCACCGCGGTGCCGGCCGATCCGGGATGA
- a CDS encoding phosphorylase family protein translates to MSICILFPTATEARQFQHPGVHTVISGIGLTATAYATLKAIHAQRPSLLILAGIAGMYPQAGLAIGEVVLVSSEVEGDLGFFTPQGFTHLAQLPLEMAFERRHTLHCPHLPATSSLRRARSLSLNAALAPFVDSSEVEIENMEGAAFFHVCLQENVPFIELRAISNVVQPGHDDWDMDGAVSALHAALHQLLAQLPAA, encoded by the coding sequence ATGAGCATCTGCATCCTGTTTCCCACCGCCACCGAGGCGCGCCAGTTCCAGCACCCCGGGGTGCACACCGTGATCAGCGGCATCGGGCTGACCGCCACCGCCTACGCCACGCTGAAGGCGATCCACGCGCAGCGGCCGTCGCTGCTGATCCTGGCCGGCATCGCCGGCATGTATCCACAGGCCGGGCTGGCCATCGGTGAGGTGGTGCTGGTCAGCTCGGAGGTGGAGGGCGATCTCGGCTTTTTCACGCCGCAGGGCTTTACCCATCTGGCGCAGCTGCCGCTGGAGATGGCGTTCGAGCGCCGCCACACGCTGCACTGCCCGCACCTGCCGGCAACCAGCAGCCTGCGCCGCGCGCGCAGCCTGTCGCTGAACGCGGCGCTGGCGCCGTTCGTGGACAGCAGCGAGGTGGAGATCGAGAACATGGAGGGCGCCGCCTTCTTCCACGTCTGCCTGCAGGAAAACGTGCCCTTCATCGAGCTGCGCGCCATCTCCAACGTGGTGCAGCCGGGACACGACGACTGGGACATGGACGGTGCGGTGAGCGCGCTGCACGCGGCGCTGCACCAGCTGCTGGCGCAGCTGCCGGCGGCGTAA
- a CDS encoding CBS domain-containing protein gives MDTQYQALTTLSLPQTTDLIHVDQRPQRTLSLKSPALDVMTDLKVIDPVSICEDALLHDAHERMVSHGIRLLFVTDREGALTGLLTASDVLGERPMKCIQERGKRHDELLVSDVMTPRRELEALDMAEVANASIGQLVATMKHTGRQHALVVELNGSSKHLEVCGLFSTSHIARRLGISLNFIRVPQAFSEIEHALLHED, from the coding sequence ATGGACACCCAGTACCAAGCCCTGACCACCCTTTCCCTGCCGCAAACCACCGACCTGATCCACGTCGACCAGCGCCCGCAACGCACGCTGTCGCTGAAAAGCCCGGCGCTGGACGTGATGACCGACCTGAAGGTGATCGACCCGGTCAGCATCTGCGAGGACGCGCTGCTGCACGACGCCCACGAACGCATGGTCAGCCACGGCATCCGCCTGCTGTTCGTCACCGACCGCGAGGGCGCGCTGACCGGCCTGCTCACCGCCTCCGACGTGCTCGGCGAGCGGCCGATGAAATGCATCCAGGAACGCGGCAAGCGCCACGATGAACTGCTGGTTTCCGACGTGATGACGCCGCGCCGCGAGCTGGAGGCACTGGACATGGCCGAGGTGGCGAACGCCAGCATCGGCCAGCTGGTCGCCACCATGAAGCACACCGGCCGCCAGCACGCGCTGGTGGTGGAGCTGAACGGCAGCAGCAAGCACCTGGAAGTGTGCGGCCTGTTCTCCACCTCGCACATCGCGCGCCGGCTCGGCATCTCGCTGAACTTCATCCGCGTGCCGCAGGCGTTCTCCGAGATCGAACACGCGCTGCTGCACGAAGACTGA
- a CDS encoding aminotransferase-like domain-containing protein: MNPSALPVYRHIAHTLTARLDSGEFPPGSRLPAVRALAAEFGVNTLTALAAYRYLEQQQRVLARPRAGYFAALPAAPSSPGAAAPLPSAAALVDVSSRMSTLLQLGDERIHTQLHMAEAAASLYPAAELARRLQLTLTRQPELIGAHLPAGEQRRLLAALVRLGHERGLALDEGGILLTHGITEGISLALRHLTRPGDTVAMETPVYFGLLQTLEGLGLKALEIPCTPEAGLSLEALEFALHHGPAVKCLVCVPNFQNPTGALMPDDNKKRLLALARKHGVTIIEDDVFGDLHYGNVRPTPLKAWDRDGEVIYCASFTKSFAPSFRLGWLAAGRHHGALSRLCASSTLVSSPLLQVVLADVLDSGDYARISQRLRLQLAAQMTATADAVLRHFPRGTRVRRPQGGVVLWVECPETVDSTRLLQRALAEGISFAPGVAFSAAPRFGHCLRINCGQPFTPALAAAIARLGQLALGN; the protein is encoded by the coding sequence ATGAACCCGAGCGCCCTCCCCGTTTACCGCCACATCGCCCATACCCTGACCGCCAGGCTGGACAGCGGCGAATTCCCACCCGGCAGCCGCCTGCCGGCGGTGCGCGCGCTGGCCGCCGAATTCGGCGTCAACACCCTCACCGCGCTGGCCGCCTACCGCTATCTGGAACAGCAGCAGCGGGTACTGGCGCGGCCGCGCGCTGGCTACTTCGCCGCACTGCCGGCGGCGCCGTCATCGCCCGGTGCCGCCGCACCGCTGCCCAGCGCCGCGGCGCTGGTCGATGTCAGCAGCCGCATGTCCACCCTGCTGCAGCTGGGCGACGAGCGCATCCACACCCAGCTGCACATGGCCGAAGCCGCCGCCAGCCTGTATCCGGCCGCCGAGCTGGCGCGGCGCCTGCAACTGACGCTGACGCGGCAGCCGGAGCTGATCGGCGCCCACTTGCCGGCCGGCGAACAGCGCCGGCTGCTGGCAGCGCTGGTGCGCCTCGGCCACGAGCGCGGCCTGGCGCTGGACGAAGGCGGCATCCTGCTCACCCACGGCATTACCGAGGGCATCAGCCTGGCGCTGCGCCACCTGACCCGCCCCGGTGACACCGTGGCGATGGAAACGCCGGTCTATTTCGGCCTGTTGCAGACGCTGGAAGGGCTGGGGCTGAAGGCGCTGGAAATCCCGTGCACGCCGGAGGCCGGCCTGTCGCTGGAGGCACTGGAATTCGCGCTGCACCACGGCCCGGCGGTGAAGTGCCTGGTGTGCGTGCCCAACTTCCAGAACCCGACCGGCGCGCTGATGCCGGACGACAACAAGAAGCGGCTGCTGGCACTGGCGCGCAAGCACGGCGTCACCATCATCGAGGACGACGTGTTCGGCGACCTGCACTACGGCAACGTGCGGCCGACGCCGCTGAAGGCGTGGGACCGCGACGGCGAGGTGATCTACTGTGCCTCGTTCACCAAGAGCTTCGCGCCGTCGTTCCGCCTCGGCTGGCTGGCCGCCGGCCGCCACCACGGTGCACTCTCAAGGCTGTGCGCCAGCAGCACACTGGTGTCGTCGCCGCTGCTGCAGGTGGTGCTGGCCGACGTGCTCGACAGCGGCGACTACGCCCGCATCAGCCAGCGCCTGCGCCTGCAGCTGGCGGCGCAGATGACGGCCACCGCCGATGCGGTGCTGCGGCACTTTCCGCGCGGCACCCGCGTGCGGCGGCCACAGGGCGGCGTGGTGCTGTGGGTGGAGTGCCCGGAGACGGTGGACAGCACGCGGCTGCTGCAGCGCGCGCTGGCAGAGGGCATCAGCTTTGCGCCCGGGGTCGCGTTCTCGGCCGCGCCGCGTTTCGGCCACTGCCTGCGCATCAATTGCGGCCAACCTTTCACCCCGGCGCTGGCGGCGGCGATCGCGCGGCTGGGGCAGCTGGCGCTGGGAAACTGA
- a CDS encoding HD-GYP domain-containing protein, which produces MADSAKTRLPSSFVRIGQPLPVDVYHESGILLLKKGHYVLTPEQRERLLAAGHGDSEAVAARLEREQQERAARRQQDSLAQPCNPLVEFEFLLHRTEGLLSHGLAVRGLGNALREVLASLLELSQRLPDGMLAASLLLDSRLPAAAHGLRVATTLAVLGRRLGLDAATLHSACGAALTMNIAIVGLLGKLRQQDEPLSEAQGAALLAHPVIGSAILREAGIDDELWHSLVQSHHEKPDGSGYPQALRGDEVPPLARLLALLDQLGEQVESGRLLPSQALATLFRDPASGHDPAQLAALVKELGVYPPGSFVELASGEIAVVTYRGDSANTPRVAALRRRDGPPYAEPLLRDTRQLSFRICKAVGRGSTGVKPAYLIRLWQRR; this is translated from the coding sequence ATGGCCGATTCCGCCAAGACCCGACTGCCGTCCTCCTTCGTCCGTATCGGCCAGCCCTTGCCGGTCGATGTCTACCACGAGAGCGGCATCCTGCTGCTGAAGAAGGGCCACTACGTGCTGACCCCGGAGCAGCGCGAGCGCCTGCTCGCCGCCGGCCACGGTGACAGCGAGGCGGTGGCGGCGCGGCTGGAACGCGAGCAGCAGGAGCGCGCGGCGCGGCGGCAGCAGGACAGCCTGGCGCAGCCGTGCAATCCGCTGGTGGAGTTCGAATTCCTGCTGCACCGCACCGAGGGCCTGCTCAGTCACGGCCTGGCGGTGCGCGGCCTGGGCAACGCGCTGCGCGAGGTGCTCGCCAGCCTGCTGGAACTGAGCCAGCGCCTGCCGGACGGCATGCTGGCGGCCAGCCTGCTGCTGGATAGCCGCCTGCCCGCCGCCGCGCACGGGCTGCGGGTGGCGACCACGCTGGCGGTGCTCGGCCGCCGCCTGGGGCTGGATGCGGCGACGCTGCACAGCGCCTGTGGCGCGGCGCTGACCATGAACATCGCCATCGTCGGCCTGCTCGGCAAGCTGCGGCAGCAGGACGAGCCGCTGAGCGAGGCACAGGGCGCGGCCCTGCTCGCCCATCCGGTGATCGGCTCCGCCATCCTGCGCGAGGCCGGCATCGACGACGAGCTGTGGCACAGCCTGGTGCAGAGCCACCACGAAAAGCCGGACGGTAGCGGCTACCCGCAGGCGCTGCGCGGCGACGAGGTGCCGCCGCTGGCGCGCCTGCTGGCGCTGCTGGACCAGCTCGGGGAGCAGGTGGAAAGCGGGCGGCTGTTGCCGTCGCAGGCGCTGGCGACGCTGTTCCGCGATCCGGCCAGCGGCCACGATCCGGCGCAGCTGGCGGCGCTGGTGAAGGAGCTGGGTGTGTATCCGCCGGGCAGCTTCGTCGAGCTGGCCAGCGGCGAGATCGCGGTGGTCACCTACCGCGGCGACAGCGCCAACACGCCGCGGGTGGCGGCGCTGCGCCGTCGCGACGGCCCGCCCTACGCCGAGCCGCTGTTGCGCGACACCCGCCAGCTGTCATTCCGTATCTGCAAGGCGGTCGGCCGCGGCAGCACCGGCGTCAAGCCGGCCTATCTGATCCGGCTGTGGCAGCGGCGCTGA
- a CDS encoding methyl-accepting chemotaxis protein — MTGQMKSRVIAELNGYKHFAAQLMASLPLFRDTTTELVSHLGVIEHDIHRFGSEIQRGAQTAGTVTARIVHLEKDAQQIGEVMQMIKKIAEQTNLLALNAAIEAARAGEAGRGFAVVADEVRKLANTTQSNLDATGGAVDNVMNGVRDVGGDVRDMGSQVSGFAGEMGKVVGTLQQLAATSQHSKLRVDEMLGQTEALYEKMRAVDKELDAILKLEQQ, encoded by the coding sequence ATGACCGGGCAGATGAAGAGCCGCGTCATCGCCGAGCTGAACGGCTACAAGCACTTTGCCGCGCAGCTGATGGCCAGCCTGCCGCTGTTCCGCGATACCACCACCGAGCTGGTGTCGCATCTGGGCGTGATCGAGCACGACATCCACCGCTTTGGCAGCGAGATCCAGCGCGGTGCGCAGACCGCCGGCACGGTGACCGCACGCATCGTCCATCTGGAAAAGGATGCGCAGCAGATCGGCGAGGTGATGCAGATGATCAAGAAGATCGCCGAACAGACCAACCTGCTGGCGCTGAACGCCGCCATCGAAGCCGCCCGCGCCGGCGAGGCCGGGCGCGGCTTTGCCGTGGTCGCCGACGAGGTGCGCAAGCTGGCCAACACCACGCAGTCGAACCTGGACGCCACCGGCGGCGCGGTGGACAACGTGATGAACGGGGTGCGCGATGTCGGCGGCGACGTGCGCGACATGGGCAGCCAGGTCAGCGGCTTTGCCGGCGAGATGGGCAAGGTGGTCGGCACCCTGCAGCAGCTGGCCGCCACCTCGCAGCACAGCAAGCTGCGCGTGGACGAGATGCTGGGCCAGACCGAGGCGCTGTACGAAAAAATGCGCGCGGTGGACAAGGAGCTGGACGCGATCCTGAAGCTGGAGCAGCAGTAA
- a CDS encoding META and DUF4377 domain-containing protein — protein sequence MSLSRYSALISAALLAACAATTPQPDGRWKSAGDSEPPIELELKNGRLSVSGGCNRLFGTARVENGVLIVDQLASTMMACDAVSMARDRDLSQLLNSRPTVRQQDGHLLLAGPGKQLELRQQEDLSAAPTRLIYVAAERRPCSGVAPMQCLQVRDSKDAPWQLHYGEIEGFRPEPGIAYRLRIKEVKVARPAADAPSLRWVLDKVLEQKLEQQLVAP from the coding sequence ATGAGCCTGTCCCGCTATTCCGCCCTCATCTCCGCGGCGCTGCTGGCCGCCTGCGCCGCCACCACGCCGCAACCCGACGGCCGATGGAAGTCGGCCGGCGACAGCGAGCCGCCGATCGAACTGGAACTGAAAAACGGCCGCCTGTCGGTGTCCGGCGGCTGCAACCGCCTGTTCGGCACCGCCCGCGTCGAGAACGGCGTGCTGATCGTCGACCAGCTGGCCAGCACCATGATGGCCTGCGACGCGGTGTCGATGGCGCGCGACCGCGACCTCAGCCAGCTGCTCAACAGCCGGCCGACGGTGCGGCAGCAGGACGGCCACTTGTTGCTGGCCGGGCCGGGCAAGCAGCTGGAGTTGCGGCAGCAGGAGGATCTGTCGGCGGCGCCGACGCGGCTGATCTACGTCGCCGCCGAACGCCGGCCGTGCAGCGGCGTGGCGCCGATGCAGTGCCTGCAGGTGCGAGACAGCAAGGACGCGCCGTGGCAGCTGCACTACGGCGAGATCGAGGGCTTCCGCCCCGAGCCGGGCATCGCCTACCGCCTGCGCATCAAGGAAGTGAAGGTCGCCAGGCCGGCGGCCGACGCGCCGTCGCTGCGCTGGGTGCTGGACAAGGTGCTGGAACAGAAACTAGAACAGCAGCTGGTCGCGCCGTAA
- a CDS encoding ribonucleotide reductase subunit alpha has protein sequence MTAITDFASLLAAARAQPTPQRLLFAFCERRLHDDHTAQEAERFAAGEGGILQPILCVDKTPAELNDFAQLAQDADALDKRWQLVFVAAIDSSSSADADGPLKRMVQTIQTGGDVARYLAFNRDGALLQFL, from the coding sequence ATGACCGCCATTACCGATTTCGCCAGCCTGCTGGCCGCCGCCCGCGCCCAGCCGACCCCGCAGCGCCTGCTGTTCGCCTTTTGCGAGCGCCGCCTGCACGACGACCACACGGCGCAGGAAGCAGAACGCTTCGCCGCCGGCGAAGGTGGCATCCTGCAACCCATCCTGTGTGTCGACAAGACCCCGGCCGAGCTGAACGATTTTGCGCAGCTGGCACAGGACGCCGACGCGCTGGACAAGCGCTGGCAGCTGGTGTTCGTCGCCGCCATCGACAGCAGCAGTAGCGCCGACGCCGACGGCCCGCTGAAACGCATGGTGCAGACCATCCAGACCGGTGGCGACGTGGCGCGCTATCTGGCGTTCAACCGCGACGGCGCGCTGCTGCAGTTCCTGTAA
- a CDS encoding benzoate/H(+) symporter BenE family transporter, whose amino-acid sequence MLKHLPPSTLITGVLTIAVGYTGPFLIIVHAAQQAGLTPAQLASWLWAVSLGSGVAGLWLSWRWKMPVITAWSTPGAAVLLASLPGVPYPEAVGGFVLAGLAVWLVGVSGAFDALMKRFPPALAAALLAGILFRFVVELVPAARDHAALVLPMALAFFAGRRLWPRYALMAALLLGCVLLALQGGFAATPTLAATASGPLWTTPQFSVAGLSNIALPLALVALTGQFLPGMAVLKNDGYQLPARVPVSLLGGVSLLLAPFGGHGVVLAAITAAMCTGPECHPDPQQRWKAGVVAALSYLLVAAVGGSLVALLLVLPKALVMAAAALALFGTLASSLTAALGNDSQREAALLTFVVAASGVSIAGIGAPLWALLAGVAASAVLRWQPRLALRGA is encoded by the coding sequence ATGCTCAAACACCTACCCCCATCGACCCTGATCACCGGTGTGCTGACCATTGCCGTCGGCTACACCGGCCCCTTTCTCATCATCGTGCACGCCGCGCAGCAGGCCGGGCTGACCCCGGCGCAGCTGGCCTCGTGGCTGTGGGCGGTGTCGCTCGGCTCCGGCGTCGCCGGGCTGTGGCTGTCGTGGCGCTGGAAGATGCCGGTGATTACCGCGTGGTCGACGCCCGGCGCCGCAGTGCTGCTGGCATCCCTGCCCGGCGTGCCGTACCCGGAGGCCGTCGGCGGCTTCGTGCTGGCCGGCCTTGCGGTATGGCTGGTCGGCGTCAGCGGCGCCTTCGACGCGCTGATGAAGCGCTTTCCGCCGGCGCTGGCCGCCGCGCTGCTGGCCGGCATCCTGTTCCGTTTCGTGGTGGAGCTGGTGCCGGCGGCGCGCGATCACGCCGCGCTGGTGCTGCCGATGGCGCTGGCGTTCTTTGCCGGCCGCCGGCTGTGGCCGCGTTACGCGCTGATGGCGGCGCTGCTGCTCGGCTGCGTGCTGCTGGCGCTGCAGGGCGGTTTTGCCGCCACGCCAACGTTGGCCGCAACGGCCAGCGGCCCGCTGTGGACCACGCCGCAGTTCAGCGTCGCCGGCCTGAGCAATATCGCACTGCCGCTGGCGCTGGTGGCGCTGACCGGTCAGTTCCTGCCCGGCATGGCGGTGCTGAAAAACGACGGCTACCAGCTGCCGGCGCGGGTGCCGGTCAGCCTGCTGGGCGGCGTGTCGCTGCTGCTGGCGCCGTTCGGCGGCCATGGCGTGGTGCTGGCGGCGATTACCGCGGCGATGTGCACCGGCCCCGAATGCCATCCCGATCCGCAGCAACGCTGGAAGGCCGGCGTGGTGGCGGCGCTGAGCTACCTGCTGGTGGCGGCGGTGGGTGGCTCGCTGGTGGCGCTGCTGCTGGTACTGCCCAAGGCGCTGGTGATGGCGGCAGCGGCGCTGGCGCTGTTCGGCACCCTGGCCTCGTCGCTGACCGCGGCGCTCGGCAATGACAGCCAGCGCGAGGCGGCGTTGCTGACCTTCGTGGTGGCCGCGTCCGGCGTCAGCATCGCCGGCATCGGCGCGCCGCTGTGGGCGCTGCTGGCCGGCGTCGCCGCCAGTGCCGTGTTGCGCTGGCAGCCACGGCTGGCGCTGCGCGGCGCCTGA
- a CDS encoding DMT family transporter produces the protein MSTLNPARRLAANVAALSTSRWLPYALFAGLVTMWAYNYVVMKVTLQAATPITHLILRTSIGSLTLFGVLLARGHGIRPQRLGEAAKVGLTTTFAYGLTVTLALVAGAAGRTSVLVFTMPFWVALLSRWLLAEPFTANARRALIAGFAGLMLIVAPWQLHGVLPMLLAVLAGLLWALGSVLTKKTAQQGQLDSLNFSGWQALIGLAPLPLLLPFADFAAIHWSPAFVLGMIYSGVFSSAVGWLAWLWLLRRLPASTLSFNALVIPVLAVAMAAGSLGEWPGSGELLGMLLIGMGIVLIARR, from the coding sequence ATGAGCACCCTCAACCCCGCCCGCCGCCTGGCGGCCAATGTTGCCGCGCTGTCCACCAGCCGCTGGCTGCCCTACGCGCTGTTTGCCGGACTGGTGACGATGTGGGCGTACAACTACGTGGTGATGAAGGTGACGCTGCAGGCGGCGACGCCGATCACGCACCTGATCCTGCGCACCAGCATCGGCAGCCTGACGCTGTTCGGCGTGCTGCTGGCACGCGGCCACGGCATCCGCCCGCAGCGGCTGGGCGAGGCCGCCAAGGTCGGGCTGACCACCACCTTTGCCTACGGCCTGACGGTGACGCTGGCGCTGGTGGCCGGCGCCGCCGGGCGCACCTCGGTACTGGTGTTCACCATGCCGTTCTGGGTGGCGCTGCTGTCGCGCTGGCTGCTGGCGGAGCCGTTCACCGCCAACGCGCGCCGGGCGCTGATCGCCGGCTTTGCCGGGCTGATGCTGATCGTGGCGCCGTGGCAGCTGCACGGCGTGCTGCCGATGCTGCTGGCGGTACTGGCCGGCCTGCTGTGGGCGCTGGGCTCGGTGCTGACCAAGAAGACCGCGCAGCAGGGCCAGCTCGACAGCCTCAATTTCTCCGGCTGGCAGGCGCTGATCGGCCTCGCGCCGCTGCCGCTGCTGCTGCCGTTCGCCGATTTCGCCGCCATCCACTGGTCGCCGGCCTTTGTGCTGGGCATGATCTACTCCGGCGTGTTCTCCAGCGCGGTCGGCTGGCTGGCTTGGCTGTGGCTGCTGCGCCGCCTGCCGGCGTCCACGCTCAGCTTCAACGCGCTGGTGATCCCGGTGCTGGCGGTGGCGATGGCCGCCGGCAGCCTCGGCGAATGGCCGGGCAGCGGCGAGCTGCTGGGCATGCTGCTGATCGGGATGGGCATCGTGCTGATCGCGCGGCGCTGA